The Bradyrhizobium sp. B097 genome contains the following window.
CCACTGAAAAGTTCTATTTGAGCATAGGCAACGCGCGCGGAACCGTATTATGCTCATCCTGTTACGACTGGCTTTACGTTCCGCTTCCGCGAATGGTTGCGGCGGAGTGACAAGGCCGAAATAAAATCCAGGCAGACCGGTGGCGTGACGCCGGCCTGTTCAGGTGGCCAAGCTTCCGACAAGCGAATGTCGGTCAACCGCTACGCGGCGTGCGCGTAGCGGTGGAGCAATACGGGGGAGGAGTTTCCCGATGGCCATGACTGGGACAGTCAAGTTCTTCAACGGAGAGCGTGGCTACGGCTTCATCAAGCCTGATGATGGCGGCCGCGATGTGTTCGTTCACATCACAGCTGTCGAGCGTGCAGGATTGAAGGACCTGACTGAAGGACAGCGCATTACGTTCGAGGTTGAACCCGACAAGAAGGGCAAGGGCCCGAAGGCGGTCAACCTGGTGGTTTCATGATGAGCGCGCGCGGTGCGTGGCTCGTGATGAACGGCGAATGAAGCGTTGCGTGTGAGTTGACTGCCGGGCGCGTGGCTCGCGCTCGCTGCACGACCGCCTGCATGATGCGGACGCGATTGACGGTGCCCGCATATCCGGTGCGTGCGGCCGCCCGACTGGTTTCGCGGACGCCGCGGCGTTCATGCAGTCGCGCGTGATGTCGTCGTGCTCGGCACAAAGAAAAACCCGGCCGCGCGAGGCGCGGCCGGGAGTTGATGTCAGACGTTTTCTTGTTCTCAGAAGTGATAGTTGATGCCGGCGCGAACCAGGCTGAAGCTGTAGCCGTTCGGCGCGCCGCCGGTGATCGTGAAGTTGCTGTTGGCGAGATCGACGTAGAGATATTCGATCTTGGCGCTCCAGTTGGGGGCAAAGCCCATCTCGGCGCCGGCGCCGACGGTGAAGCCCGCATTGGTATGCGACTCCGATATGCCAAACGTCTCGCCGCGCAGTTCGCCGAAGGCGAGACCGCCGGTCGCGTAGAACAGCACGTTGTTGACTGCATAGCCGGCGCGGCCGCGTACGGTGCCGAACCATGGGTTGGAGAACTTCCAGGGCGCGAACCGATCGTCGGCAGTGGTGCCCTGGATATCGGCCTCGATGCCGAACACCCACGGCGAGCCGTTCTGGAAATTGTAGCCGGCCTGCACGCCGCCGACGAAGCCG
Protein-coding sequences here:
- a CDS encoding cold-shock protein, with the protein product MAMTGTVKFFNGERGYGFIKPDDGGRDVFVHITAVERAGLKDLTEGQRITFEVEPDKKGKGPKAVNLVVS
- a CDS encoding outer membrane protein yields the protein MTRFGARALALIVAGWTTSAASADLNYGSPYTVYQPLNAYSWAGPYLGGNVGYGWGSVENNPTKPSGFVGGVQAGYNFQNGSPWVFGIEADIQGTTADDRFAPWKFSNPWFGTVRGRAGYAVNNVLFYATGGLAFGELRGETFGISESHTNAGFTVGAGAEMGFAPNWSAKIEYLYVDLANSNFTITGGAPNGYSFSLVRAGINYHF